One Globicephala melas chromosome 17, mGloMel1.2, whole genome shotgun sequence DNA window includes the following coding sequences:
- the NPBWR1 gene encoding neuropeptides B/W receptor type 1 yields MHNASSWGPEHANTSCPAPALGCPNASGPLPPLPPPLAVAVPVVYAVICAVGLAGNSAVLFVLLRAPRMKTVTNLFILNLAVADELFTLVLPINIADFLLRRWPFGELMCKLIVAIDQYNTFSSLYFLTVMSADRYLVVLATAESRRVAGRTYGAARAVSLAVWGVVTLVVLPFAIFARLDDEQGRRQCVLVFPQPEAFWWRASRLYTLVLGFAIPVSTICVLYTTLLCRLRAIRLDNHARALERAKKRVTVLVVAILAVCLLCWTPYHLSTVVALTTDLPQTPVVIAVSYFITSLSYANSCLNPFLYAFLDDSFRRSLRQLLACRAAAA; encoded by the coding sequence ATGCACAACGCGTCGTCCTGGGGCCCGGAGCACGCCAACACGTCGTGTCCCGCGCCCGCGCTCGGCTGCCCCAACGCGTCCGGCccgctgccgccgctgccgccgcctctGGCCGTGGCCGTGCCCGTCGTGTACGCGGTGATCTGCGCCGTGGGGCTGGCGGGCAACTCGGCCGTGCTGTTCGTGCTGCTGCGGGCGCCCCGCATGAAGACCGTCACCAACCTGTTTATCCTCAACCTGGCCGTGGCCGACGAGCTCTTCACGCTCGTGCTGCCCATCAACATCGCCGACTTCCTGCTTCGGCGCTGGCCCTTCGGGGAGCTCATGTGCAAGCTCATCGTGGCCATCGACCAGTACAACACCTTCTCCAGCCTGTACTTCCTCACGGTCATGAGTGCCGACCGCTACCTGGTGGTGCTGGCCACGGCCGAGTCGCGCCGGGTGGCCGGCCGCACGTACGGCGCCGCGCGCGCCGTGAGCCTGGCCGTGTGGGGAGTCGTGACGCTGGTCGTGCTGCCCTTCGCCATCTTCGCCCGGCTGGACGACGAGCAGGGCCGGCGCCAGTGCGTGCTGGTCTTCCCGCAGCCCGAGGCCTTCTGGTGGCGCGCGAGCCGCCTCTACACGCTGGTGCTCGGCTTCGCCATCCCCGTGTCCACCATCTGCGTCCTCTACACCACGCTGCTGTGCCGGCTGCGCGCCATACGCCTTGACAACCACGCCAGGGCCCTGGAGCGCGCCAAGAAGCGGGTGACCGTGCTGGTGGTGGCGATCCTGGCCGTGTGCCTCCTCTGCTGGACGCCCTACCACCTGAGCACCGTGGTGGCGCTCACCACCGACCTCCCGCAGACGCCGGTGGTCATCGCCGTCTCCTACTTCATCACCAGCCTGAGCTACGCCAACAGCTGCCTCAACCCCTTCCTCTACGCCTTCCTGGACGACAGCTTCCGAAGGAGCCTCCGCCAGCTGCTGGCGTGTCGCGCTGCCGCCGCCTGA